GTAGAAAAGCATATTCACCCTTTACTCAAGGAGTATCCATATGAATGTTGCATTTACTTTTAAGAACTTTGACCCATCTGACCACCTGAAGGAATATGCTAACACCAGATTTGAAAAGCTTGAAAAGTTTATAACAAATCCGGACAATACTGAAATGCAGGTCAATTTATCAGTTGATAAGATTAGACATATTGCTGAAGTCCTTTTCAGCTCCGATAATATTCATATCTCAGCATATGAAGCCTCGGAAGATATGTATTCAACTGTCGATTTGGTTCTGGCCAAGCTTGAAGTTCAGCTCAGACGCATGCGCGATAAGATGAGAAACCACAGGCGCAGGGACGTTGCTCCGGCTCGTATGGACGTAATCAGCTTCACAACCGAAGAAGAAGATAATTCTGAACCGACTATTGTTGAAACTGACCAGTTTGTACCAAAGCCTATGGCTGTTGATGAAGCCGCAATGCAGTTGCAGACTCTTGACAATGAGTTCCTTGTCTTTAGAAATGCTGACACTGAAGCTATAAATGTTATTTACCGTCGCAAGAATGGCGACTTTGGGTTGATTGATCCAGGATACTAACTGATGATAATAAATGATAATTTGGATAAGGATCTTGTGATTTATGAACTCGAAAGCTCTGATAAGAGCGGAGTTCTGAGAGAAATGGTGACAGCGCTTAAGGCCACAGGGCTTGAGCTAGATGTTGAGAGTGCTCTCCAAGTCCTTATGTCTCGTGAAAAATTAGGAACAACCGGTATAGGGGATGGCATTGCCATCCCCCACGGTAAACTGGATTGTCTTGAAAATATTGCTGTGGTTGTTGGTAGAAGTGGCACCGGAGTTAACTTTGAAGCTCTTGACGGTAATCCGTGCCAGATATTTTTTATGGTTCTGGCTCCTGAACAGGGGGCCGGAAGTCACTTAAAAGTCCTTGCTCAAATATCCAGACAGCTTAAAGATGAAAACTTTAGAAATGCGTTCATAAATTCGCAGACCCCGCAAGACTTGTTGACTCTACTCAATCTCACTTAATCAAGGGCATCACGGAGGTCTTTTAGGTGGAAAGTGCAGACTCGTTTCCGGTTATAGTTGTCAGCGGTCTATCCGGAGCCGGAAAATCAACAGTTTTGAAGGTTTTTGAGGACTTACGTTTTTTTTGCGTCGACGGGCTTCCGGCAAGCATGCTGGCAAGGCTCGTTGAGCTTTTTAAAGGCAAGGACGAAAATTATCGAGGCTTGGTTCTCGGGATGGACTTACGGCAACAGGACTTCGTTGATGATTGGCAGTCCACTTGTACAAAACTCGGATCGAGTGGAGTCTGCCCCAGTCTAATTTTTTTGGAAGCTAGACTTCCTGAATTGGTCAGACGTTATGCTACCACACGCAGGCCTCACCCTCTTGAATCCAAAAAATTAGGTCTTGAGCAGGCTTTGGAAGAAGAGAAAATTCTTCTCGAACCACTACGTATGGCCGCAGATCTTGTAATTGATACTACGACTTACTCAATTCATGATCTCAGGCGCAGAATTCAGGAAAAATGGTCGGAGTTGACTGAAGGAGCATCTGGACTCCGGGTTAATGTTATTTCTTTTGGTTTTAAACATGACGTTCCGACAGAAGCGGATATGGTCATGGATTTAAGATTTTTACCTAATCCCTATTTTGATGAAGAATTGCGTCCGTTCTCAGGAAGAGATAAAGCTATTTCGGATTATGTTTTAGGTTCGGAGCCCGGTTCGGTTTTTATTGAGAAGTATTTGGATTTCCTTCAATATATTCTTCCTCTTTATGAGGAGGAAGGAAGATACCGATTAACAATAGCCGTCGGGTGTACCGGCGGTAGACACAGGTCTGTTGCCGTTGCAGAACGAATATTTGCTACTCTTAAGAATAGTGGGTATTCTGCCAATCTTGAACATAAGCATATAAATTTAAAGTAAAGCCGTATTTTTTGCGGTTACTCATATCGGGAATATAAATGGATACAGAAGCAAGCAAGGTCGGGATAGTTATTGTGACACACGGGCACTTCGGTCAGGCGCTTATTGATGCGGCTGAATTGATCGTCGGACCTCAGGATAATGTGTTGTCTCTTTGTGTAGATGGTACCAAAGGGATAGATGCTGCTGTTGAATCCTTAAAAAAAAATATTTCCGAAGTTAAAAGCGGAGCGGGTGTTCTGGTTCTTACCGACATGTTTGGCGGAACTCCTACCAATTTGAGTCTTTCCCTTCTTCAGACAAATGACATTGAAGTTGTAACCGGAGTCAGCCTTCCTATGCTTTTGAAAGCTCTTCAGAAGCGTAATGAGTCCCTGCAAAACATGGCCGCAGAGGTCAGTCGGGCTGGAACAAAAGGTATTGTTATCGCCGGTGAAATGCTTCGAAAACGAACTTCAAAAGGTTAATGTATGCTTTGGGTGCGAATTGATAATAGATTGGTTCATGGCCAGATAATTGAAACTTGGCTGCCTTATACTCATGCCAAACGAATTATTGTTGTTGATGACGCTGTGGCGGGTGACGATTTACAACAACAAATAATGTCTCTTGCAATTCCTCATTCCGTCAGTTGCTTTTTCTCTTCCATTGATGATTTATCGACTTCCGTGATGTCCGTTGGACATGATTCCACTGGTGGGAATACCATAATTCTTTTTTCATCCTGTGAAGATTTGCGAAGAGCATTGGAAAAAGGGTTTAAATTTAATACGGTTAATATTGGTAATATACACTATGGTCCTGGTAAAAAACAGATATCTCCCAGTGTAGCGCTCAGCTCTGATGATGAAT
This Maridesulfovibrio ferrireducens DNA region includes the following protein-coding sequences:
- a CDS encoding PTS sugar transporter subunit IIA — translated: MIINDNLDKDLVIYELESSDKSGVLREMVTALKATGLELDVESALQVLMSREKLGTTGIGDGIAIPHGKLDCLENIAVVVGRSGTGVNFEALDGNPCQIFFMVLAPEQGAGSHLKVLAQISRQLKDENFRNAFINSQTPQDLLTLLNLT
- a CDS encoding PTS sugar transporter subunit IIA — its product is MDTEASKVGIVIVTHGHFGQALIDAAELIVGPQDNVLSLCVDGTKGIDAAVESLKKNISEVKSGAGVLVLTDMFGGTPTNLSLSLLQTNDIEVVTGVSLPMLLKALQKRNESLQNMAAEVSRAGTKGIVIAGEMLRKRTSKG
- the rapZ gene encoding RNase adapter RapZ; this encodes MESADSFPVIVVSGLSGAGKSTVLKVFEDLRFFCVDGLPASMLARLVELFKGKDENYRGLVLGMDLRQQDFVDDWQSTCTKLGSSGVCPSLIFLEARLPELVRRYATTRRPHPLESKKLGLEQALEEEKILLEPLRMAADLVIDTTTYSIHDLRRRIQEKWSELTEGASGLRVNVISFGFKHDVPTEADMVMDLRFLPNPYFDEELRPFSGRDKAISDYVLGSEPGSVFIEKYLDFLQYILPLYEEEGRYRLTIAVGCTGGRHRSVAVAERIFATLKNSGYSANLEHKHINLK
- the raiA gene encoding ribosome-associated translation inhibitor RaiA, with protein sequence MNVAFTFKNFDPSDHLKEYANTRFEKLEKFITNPDNTEMQVNLSVDKIRHIAEVLFSSDNIHISAYEASEDMYSTVDLVLAKLEVQLRRMRDKMRNHRRRDVAPARMDVISFTTEEEDNSEPTIVETDQFVPKPMAVDEAAMQLQTLDNEFLVFRNADTEAINVIYRRKNGDFGLIDPGY
- a CDS encoding PTS sugar transporter subunit IIB, with amino-acid sequence MLWVRIDNRLVHGQIIETWLPYTHAKRIIVVDDAVAGDDLQQQIMSLAIPHSVSCFFSSIDDLSTSVMSVGHDSTGGNTIILFSSCEDLRRALEKGFKFNTVNIGNIHYGPGKKQISPSVALSSDDESCLHFFKGQGIELDFRCVPNDPVQVRFS